One window of the Rosa rugosa chromosome 3, drRosRugo1.1, whole genome shotgun sequence genome contains the following:
- the LOC133740676 gene encoding protein WHAT'S THIS FACTOR 1 homolog, chloroplastic isoform X7, with amino-acid sequence MHTKHQMASLFTVHCRNPRLVARNFSLWSMKKDPSLESALSRNRRWVVNNQLKNIILRCPHQVAKVSFIQTKFKTLDLQGKALNWLKKYPCCFQVHLQGDEYYCRLTKPMMALVEEEECVKDMQEPVFVERLAKLLMMSRSQRLNVVKLNELKRNFGFPDDYLLRLVPKYPDMFRIVNYSGRRSSMEIELVAWNPDLAVSAIEDSAQKQGSEPCFSCSLPSTWVKSWERFHEFNATPYISPYLDTKGLLEGSKEMEKRTVSLVHELLSLTLWKKASIVKLGHFRREFVLPERLNALLLKHPGIFYVSNKYQIYTVLLREGYNGQELVHKDPLVVIKEKFGELMQDGLHEYNRRRHLVNLEKRRNKGMVLGRSDEGKDLSDLDEQGDRGGLFDPEERKRFYKVLFDDGAP; translated from the coding sequence ATGCACACAAAACACCAAATGGCATCATTGTTCACAGTGCACTGTAGAAACCCAAGACTTGTTGCCCGCAACTTTTCGCTGTGGTCAATGAAGAAGGACCCATCTCTTGAATCGGCATTGTCTAGGAACCGCCGGTGGGTGGTGAACAATCAACTTAAGAACATCATCCTTAGGTGCCCTCATCAGGTAGCAAAAGTGAGCTTCATTCAGACCAAGTTCAAGACTCTTGATCTCCAAGGAAAGGCTCTCAATTGGCTCAAGAAATACCCCTGCTGCTTTCAAGTCCATCTGCAGGGCGACGAGTACTACTGCCGGCTCACGAAACCGATGATGGCTTTGGTCGAAGAGGAAGAATGTGTCAAAGATATGCAGGAGCCTGTGTTTGTGGAGAGGTTGGCAAAGTTACTGATGATGAGCCGCAGTCAAAGACTGAATGTTGTCAAGCTTAATGAACTCAAGCGGAATTTTGGTTTTCCGGATGACTATCTGCTTAGacttgtgccaaagtatcctgaCATGTTTCGAATTGTTAATTATAGCGGCCGAAGGAGTTCAATGGAGATTGAGCTGGTGGCTTGGAATCCGGATTTAGCGGTTTCTGCCATTGAAGATTCAGCTCAGAAGCAGGGAAGTGAGCCATGTTTCAGTTGCTCATTGCCTTCAACTTGGGTCAAGTCATGGGAAAGATTTCATGAGTTCAATGCGACTCCCTATATTTCTCCATACTTGGACACCAAAGGTTTATTGGAGGGATCAAAGGAGATGGAGAAGAGGACAGTCAGcttggtgcatgagttgttgtcATTGACTCTATGGAAGAAAGCATCAATTGTAAAGCTCGGACATTTTCGGAGGGAATTTGTTTTGCCAGAGAGATTGAATGCTTTGCTGCTGAAGCACCCTGGTATATTTTATGTATCAAATAAGTATCAGATATATACTGTCCTTCTTAGAGAAGGCTATAATGGGCAAGAACTGGTTCATAAGGATCCACTTGTTGTCATAAAGGAGAAGTTTGGGGAACTTATGCAGGATGGGCTTCATGAATATAATCGCAGGCGCCATTTAGTAAATCTAGAAAAAAGGAGAAACAAAGGCATGGTTTTGGGTAGATCAGATGAAGGCAAGGATTTGTCTGACCTTGATGAGCAGGGAGACAGGGGAGGTTTGTTTGacccagaagaaagaaaaagattttATAAAGTTCTCTTTGACGATGGTGCCCCATGA
- the LOC133740676 gene encoding putative ribonuclease H protein At1g65750 isoform X3 gives MAVFLFTDGLCKEIANFWWGQTDMGGKVHWLSWEKLGLPKEEGGLGFRCLRDFNLALLAKVGWRIIQQPEALWVQVLKGLYFPHCDFLSASKGSRASWAWSSILEGRNLLSDHALWQVLNGESISTWKDKWIPGILGGRLSASHLYASEFDPFQRVADLVDWSSTSWNLDPIAQHLTAAEVVAIESIPLSSTWEPDKLVWPYEKCGSYSVRSGYHVQHGGRSKASLQSAHSSHIVNPTVWKQLWNVSSIPKVKHFLWRACTNALPTMANLFVKKVTPSPLCPFCSDHMETIEHLLLQCPWTIGVWFGLPVNYIVDLAAITTFDAWFSGVCEMMKVVHKSKMVLSCWISFALWIIWKERCAAVYDHREPSPWGVIAQIKAAVSEYSGLIVSGSSIRSSSVESVKWFAPLFPTVKLNCDGAWSSVTKRAGIGCIIRDFTGTIINGRVKTCLANSALHAEAIAVLEGLISARNLDFPSVSVEMDSDQLFSAIVSKPYTNLWHIYPLLRDIRKIKLEKPLWIWSLVKRKCNAVADWLATRAKIGGGFGGLDQSTSTFIDAEFTYRNQA, from the exons ATGGCAGTATTTCTATTCACTGATGGGCTGTGTAAGGAGATTGCGAACTTTTGGTGGGGACAGACTGATATGGGGGGTAAGGTGCATTGGTTGAGTTGGGAAAAGCTTGGATTGCCCAAGGAGGAGGGAGGTTTGGGTTTCAGGTGTCTGAGAGATTTCAATCTAGCCCTCCTTGCCAAAGTAGGGTGGAGAATTATTCAACAACCTGAGGCTTTATGGGTTCAAGTGCTCAAGGGATTATATTTTCCTCATTGTGATTTCTTGTCAGCTTCTAAAGGGTCTAGAGCTTCGTGGGCTTGGAGTAGCATTCTGGAGGGAAGAAATTTATTAAGTGATCATGCTTTGTGGCAGGTACTCAATGGGGAGTCCATTAGTACTTGGAAAGATAAATGGATTCCAGGGATTTTAGGTGGGAGACTGAGTGCTTCTCATCTGTACGCTTCTGAGTTTGATCCTTTTCAGAGGGTTGCAGACTTGGTTGATTGGTCTTCGACCTCTTGGAATCTGGATCCCATTGCTCAGCATTTGACAGCTGCTGAGGTTGTTGCTATTGAGTCCATCCCATTGTCCTCTACTTGGGAACCTGATAAGTTAGTCTGGCCTTATGAGAAATGTGGTTCTTATTCAGTCAGGTCCGGGTATCATGTGCAGCATGGAGGGAGAAGTAAGGCATCTTTGCAATCAGCTCACTCTTCACATATTGTTAATCCTACTGTTTGGAAACAATTGTGGAACGTCTCTTCTATCCCTAAAGTCAAGCATTTTCTTTGGAGGGCTTGTACTAATGCACTTCCAACTATGGCTAATCTTTTTGTTAAAAAAGTGACCCCCTCTCCTCTTTGTCCATTTTGTTCGGATCATATGGAGACTATTGAGCATTTGTTACTTCAATGTCCATGGACCATAGGAGTGTGGTTTGGTTTGCCTGTTAATTACATAGTGGATTTGGCAGCTATTACTACTTTTGATGCTTGGTTTTCTGGTGTTTGTGAGATGATGAAGGTTGTTCATAAAAGCAAAATGGTTCTCTCTTGTTGGATTTCCTTTGCTCTTTGGATCATCTGGAAGGAAAGGTGTGCAGCTGTTTATGATCATAGAGAGCCTAGTCCTTGGGGGGTAATTGCTCAAATCAAAGCTGCTGTTTCAGAATATAGTGGTCTGATTGTTTCTGGTTCATCAATCCGTAGTTCTTCTGTCGAGAGTGTGAAGTGGTTTGCTCCTTTGTTTCCTACTGTAAAGCTGAATTGTGATGGGGCTTGGAGTTCAGTAACCAAAAGAGCTGGGATTGGATGTATTATCAGAGATTTTACTGGTACAATTATTAATGGGAGAGTTAAAACCTGCTTGGCAAACTCTGCTTTGCATGCTGAAGCTATTGCTGTCTTAGAGGGATTGATTTCAGCTAGAAATCTGGATTTCCCCTCGGTAAGTGTTGAAATGGATTCTGATCAATTGTTTTCTGCAATTGTTTCGAAGCCTTACACAAATTTATGGCACATCTATCCTCTTTTGAGAGACATTAGGAAGATTAAGCTTGAGAAGCCtctgtggatttggagtttggtcAAGCGAAAGTGTAACGCTGTGGCGGATTGGCTTGCAACGCGAGCTAAAATTGGGGGTGGATTTGGGGGATTGGATCAATCAACCTCCACTTTCATTGATGCAG AATTCACCTACAGAAACCAAGCATAG
- the LOC133740676 gene encoding putative ribonuclease H protein At1g65750 isoform X1, translated as MAVFLFTDGLCKEIANFWWGQTDMGGKVHWLSWEKLGLPKEEGGLGFRCLRDFNLALLAKVGWRIIQQPEALWVQVLKGLYFPHCDFLSASKGSRASWAWSSILEGRNLLSDHALWQVLNGESISTWKDKWIPGILGGRLSASHLYASEFDPFQRVADLVDWSSTSWNLDPIAQHLTAAEVVAIESIPLSSTWEPDKLVWPYEKCGSYSVRSGYHVQHGGRSKASLQSAHSSHIVNPTVWKQLWNVSSIPKVKHFLWRACTNALPTMANLFVKKVTPSPLCPFCSDHMETIEHLLLQCPWTIGVWFGLPVNYIVDLAAITTFDAWFSGVCEMMKVVHKSKMVLSCWISFALWIIWKERCAAVYDHREPSPWGVIAQIKAAVSEYSGLIVSGSSIRSSSVESVKWFAPLFPTVKLNCDGAWSSVTKRAGIGCIIRDFTGTIINGRVKTCLANSALHAEAIAVLEGLISARNLDFPSVSVEMDSDQLFSAIVSKPYTNLWHIYPLLRDIRKIKLEKPLWIWSLVKRKCNAVADWLATRAKIGGGFGGLDQSTSTFIDAVCRIHLQKPSIERPVTPLSDLRPGCRMSSGKSRPRTLARPHGY; from the exons ATGGCAGTATTTCTATTCACTGATGGGCTGTGTAAGGAGATTGCGAACTTTTGGTGGGGACAGACTGATATGGGGGGTAAGGTGCATTGGTTGAGTTGGGAAAAGCTTGGATTGCCCAAGGAGGAGGGAGGTTTGGGTTTCAGGTGTCTGAGAGATTTCAATCTAGCCCTCCTTGCCAAAGTAGGGTGGAGAATTATTCAACAACCTGAGGCTTTATGGGTTCAAGTGCTCAAGGGATTATATTTTCCTCATTGTGATTTCTTGTCAGCTTCTAAAGGGTCTAGAGCTTCGTGGGCTTGGAGTAGCATTCTGGAGGGAAGAAATTTATTAAGTGATCATGCTTTGTGGCAGGTACTCAATGGGGAGTCCATTAGTACTTGGAAAGATAAATGGATTCCAGGGATTTTAGGTGGGAGACTGAGTGCTTCTCATCTGTACGCTTCTGAGTTTGATCCTTTTCAGAGGGTTGCAGACTTGGTTGATTGGTCTTCGACCTCTTGGAATCTGGATCCCATTGCTCAGCATTTGACAGCTGCTGAGGTTGTTGCTATTGAGTCCATCCCATTGTCCTCTACTTGGGAACCTGATAAGTTAGTCTGGCCTTATGAGAAATGTGGTTCTTATTCAGTCAGGTCCGGGTATCATGTGCAGCATGGAGGGAGAAGTAAGGCATCTTTGCAATCAGCTCACTCTTCACATATTGTTAATCCTACTGTTTGGAAACAATTGTGGAACGTCTCTTCTATCCCTAAAGTCAAGCATTTTCTTTGGAGGGCTTGTACTAATGCACTTCCAACTATGGCTAATCTTTTTGTTAAAAAAGTGACCCCCTCTCCTCTTTGTCCATTTTGTTCGGATCATATGGAGACTATTGAGCATTTGTTACTTCAATGTCCATGGACCATAGGAGTGTGGTTTGGTTTGCCTGTTAATTACATAGTGGATTTGGCAGCTATTACTACTTTTGATGCTTGGTTTTCTGGTGTTTGTGAGATGATGAAGGTTGTTCATAAAAGCAAAATGGTTCTCTCTTGTTGGATTTCCTTTGCTCTTTGGATCATCTGGAAGGAAAGGTGTGCAGCTGTTTATGATCATAGAGAGCCTAGTCCTTGGGGGGTAATTGCTCAAATCAAAGCTGCTGTTTCAGAATATAGTGGTCTGATTGTTTCTGGTTCATCAATCCGTAGTTCTTCTGTCGAGAGTGTGAAGTGGTTTGCTCCTTTGTTTCCTACTGTAAAGCTGAATTGTGATGGGGCTTGGAGTTCAGTAACCAAAAGAGCTGGGATTGGATGTATTATCAGAGATTTTACTGGTACAATTATTAATGGGAGAGTTAAAACCTGCTTGGCAAACTCTGCTTTGCATGCTGAAGCTATTGCTGTCTTAGAGGGATTGATTTCAGCTAGAAATCTGGATTTCCCCTCGGTAAGTGTTGAAATGGATTCTGATCAATTGTTTTCTGCAATTGTTTCGAAGCCTTACACAAATTTATGGCACATCTATCCTCTTTTGAGAGACATTAGGAAGATTAAGCTTGAGAAGCCtctgtggatttggagtttggtcAAGCGAAAGTGTAACGCTGTGGCGGATTGGCTTGCAACGCGAGCTAAAATTGGGGGTGGATTTGGGGGATTGGATCAATCAACCTCCACTTTCATTGATGCAG TATGCAGAATTCACCTACAGAAACCAAGCATAGAAAGACCAGTGACACCATTGTCAGATCTCAGACCGGGTTGTCGGATGAGTAGTGGGAAGTCAAGACCCAGAACTTTAGCGAGACCTCATGGCTACTGA
- the LOC133740676 gene encoding putative ribonuclease H protein At1g65750 isoform X2, which yields MAVFLFTDGLCKEIANFWWGQTDMGGKVHWLSWEKLGLPKEEGGLGFRCLRDFNLALLAKVGWRIIQQPEALWVQVLKGLYFPHCDFLSASKGSRASWAWSSILEGRNLLSDHALWQVLNGESISTWKDKWIPGILGGRLSASHLYASEFDPFQRVADLVDWSSTSWNLDPIAQHLTAAEVVAIESIPLSSTWEPDKLVWPYEKCGSYSVRSGYHVQHGGRSKASLQSAHSSHIVNPTVWKQLWNVSSIPKVKHFLWRACTNALPTMANLFVKKVTPSPLCPFCSDHMETIEHLLLQCPWTIGVWFGLPVNYIVDLAAITTFDAWFSGVCEMMKVVHKSKMVLSCWISFALWIIWKERCAAVYDHREPSPWGVIAQIKAAVSEYSGLIVSGSSIRSSSVESVKWFAPLFPTVKLNCDGAWSSVTKRAGIGCIIRDFTGTIINGRVKTCLANSALHAEAIAVLEGLISARNLDFPSVSVEMDSDQLFSAIVSKPYTNLWHIYPLLRDIRKIKLEKPLWIWSLVKRKCNAVADWLATRAKIGGGFGGLDQSTSTFIDAGQYAEFTYRNQA from the exons ATGGCAGTATTTCTATTCACTGATGGGCTGTGTAAGGAGATTGCGAACTTTTGGTGGGGACAGACTGATATGGGGGGTAAGGTGCATTGGTTGAGTTGGGAAAAGCTTGGATTGCCCAAGGAGGAGGGAGGTTTGGGTTTCAGGTGTCTGAGAGATTTCAATCTAGCCCTCCTTGCCAAAGTAGGGTGGAGAATTATTCAACAACCTGAGGCTTTATGGGTTCAAGTGCTCAAGGGATTATATTTTCCTCATTGTGATTTCTTGTCAGCTTCTAAAGGGTCTAGAGCTTCGTGGGCTTGGAGTAGCATTCTGGAGGGAAGAAATTTATTAAGTGATCATGCTTTGTGGCAGGTACTCAATGGGGAGTCCATTAGTACTTGGAAAGATAAATGGATTCCAGGGATTTTAGGTGGGAGACTGAGTGCTTCTCATCTGTACGCTTCTGAGTTTGATCCTTTTCAGAGGGTTGCAGACTTGGTTGATTGGTCTTCGACCTCTTGGAATCTGGATCCCATTGCTCAGCATTTGACAGCTGCTGAGGTTGTTGCTATTGAGTCCATCCCATTGTCCTCTACTTGGGAACCTGATAAGTTAGTCTGGCCTTATGAGAAATGTGGTTCTTATTCAGTCAGGTCCGGGTATCATGTGCAGCATGGAGGGAGAAGTAAGGCATCTTTGCAATCAGCTCACTCTTCACATATTGTTAATCCTACTGTTTGGAAACAATTGTGGAACGTCTCTTCTATCCCTAAAGTCAAGCATTTTCTTTGGAGGGCTTGTACTAATGCACTTCCAACTATGGCTAATCTTTTTGTTAAAAAAGTGACCCCCTCTCCTCTTTGTCCATTTTGTTCGGATCATATGGAGACTATTGAGCATTTGTTACTTCAATGTCCATGGACCATAGGAGTGTGGTTTGGTTTGCCTGTTAATTACATAGTGGATTTGGCAGCTATTACTACTTTTGATGCTTGGTTTTCTGGTGTTTGTGAGATGATGAAGGTTGTTCATAAAAGCAAAATGGTTCTCTCTTGTTGGATTTCCTTTGCTCTTTGGATCATCTGGAAGGAAAGGTGTGCAGCTGTTTATGATCATAGAGAGCCTAGTCCTTGGGGGGTAATTGCTCAAATCAAAGCTGCTGTTTCAGAATATAGTGGTCTGATTGTTTCTGGTTCATCAATCCGTAGTTCTTCTGTCGAGAGTGTGAAGTGGTTTGCTCCTTTGTTTCCTACTGTAAAGCTGAATTGTGATGGGGCTTGGAGTTCAGTAACCAAAAGAGCTGGGATTGGATGTATTATCAGAGATTTTACTGGTACAATTATTAATGGGAGAGTTAAAACCTGCTTGGCAAACTCTGCTTTGCATGCTGAAGCTATTGCTGTCTTAGAGGGATTGATTTCAGCTAGAAATCTGGATTTCCCCTCGGTAAGTGTTGAAATGGATTCTGATCAATTGTTTTCTGCAATTGTTTCGAAGCCTTACACAAATTTATGGCACATCTATCCTCTTTTGAGAGACATTAGGAAGATTAAGCTTGAGAAGCCtctgtggatttggagtttggtcAAGCGAAAGTGTAACGCTGTGGCGGATTGGCTTGCAACGCGAGCTAAAATTGGGGGTGGATTTGGGGGATTGGATCAATCAACCTCCACTTTCATTGATGCAG GTCAGTATGCAGAATTCACCTACAGAAACCAAGCATAG
- the LOC133740676 gene encoding putative ribonuclease H protein At1g65750 isoform X4 produces the protein MAVFLFTDGLCKEIANFWWGQTDMGGKVHWLSWEKLGLPKEEGGLGFRCLRDFNLALLAKVGWRIIQQPEALWVQVLKGLYFPHCDFLSASKGSRASWAWSSILEGRNLLSDHALWQVLNGESISTWKDKWIPGILGGRLSASHLYASEFDPFQRVADLVDWSSTSWNLDPIAQHLTAAEVVAIESIPLSSTWEPDKLVWPYEKCGSYSVRSGYHVQHGGRSKASLQSAHSSHIVNPTVWKQLWNVSSIPKVKHFLWRACTNALPTMANLFVKKVTPSPLCPFCSDHMETIEHLLLQCPWTIGVWFGLPVNYIVDLAAITTFDAWFSGVCEMMKVVHKSKMVLSCWISFALWIIWKERCAAVYDHREPSPWGVIAQIKAAVSEYSGLIVSGSSIRSSSVESVKWFAPLFPTVKLNCDGAWSSVTKRAGIGCIIRDFTGTIINGRVKTCLANSALHAEAIAVLEGLISARNLDFPSVSMQNSPTETKHRKTSDTIVRSQTGLSDE, from the exons ATGGCAGTATTTCTATTCACTGATGGGCTGTGTAAGGAGATTGCGAACTTTTGGTGGGGACAGACTGATATGGGGGGTAAGGTGCATTGGTTGAGTTGGGAAAAGCTTGGATTGCCCAAGGAGGAGGGAGGTTTGGGTTTCAGGTGTCTGAGAGATTTCAATCTAGCCCTCCTTGCCAAAGTAGGGTGGAGAATTATTCAACAACCTGAGGCTTTATGGGTTCAAGTGCTCAAGGGATTATATTTTCCTCATTGTGATTTCTTGTCAGCTTCTAAAGGGTCTAGAGCTTCGTGGGCTTGGAGTAGCATTCTGGAGGGAAGAAATTTATTAAGTGATCATGCTTTGTGGCAGGTACTCAATGGGGAGTCCATTAGTACTTGGAAAGATAAATGGATTCCAGGGATTTTAGGTGGGAGACTGAGTGCTTCTCATCTGTACGCTTCTGAGTTTGATCCTTTTCAGAGGGTTGCAGACTTGGTTGATTGGTCTTCGACCTCTTGGAATCTGGATCCCATTGCTCAGCATTTGACAGCTGCTGAGGTTGTTGCTATTGAGTCCATCCCATTGTCCTCTACTTGGGAACCTGATAAGTTAGTCTGGCCTTATGAGAAATGTGGTTCTTATTCAGTCAGGTCCGGGTATCATGTGCAGCATGGAGGGAGAAGTAAGGCATCTTTGCAATCAGCTCACTCTTCACATATTGTTAATCCTACTGTTTGGAAACAATTGTGGAACGTCTCTTCTATCCCTAAAGTCAAGCATTTTCTTTGGAGGGCTTGTACTAATGCACTTCCAACTATGGCTAATCTTTTTGTTAAAAAAGTGACCCCCTCTCCTCTTTGTCCATTTTGTTCGGATCATATGGAGACTATTGAGCATTTGTTACTTCAATGTCCATGGACCATAGGAGTGTGGTTTGGTTTGCCTGTTAATTACATAGTGGATTTGGCAGCTATTACTACTTTTGATGCTTGGTTTTCTGGTGTTTGTGAGATGATGAAGGTTGTTCATAAAAGCAAAATGGTTCTCTCTTGTTGGATTTCCTTTGCTCTTTGGATCATCTGGAAGGAAAGGTGTGCAGCTGTTTATGATCATAGAGAGCCTAGTCCTTGGGGGGTAATTGCTCAAATCAAAGCTGCTGTTTCAGAATATAGTGGTCTGATTGTTTCTGGTTCATCAATCCGTAGTTCTTCTGTCGAGAGTGTGAAGTGGTTTGCTCCTTTGTTTCCTACTGTAAAGCTGAATTGTGATGGGGCTTGGAGTTCAGTAACCAAAAGAGCTGGGATTGGATGTATTATCAGAGATTTTACTGGTACAATTATTAATGGGAGAGTTAAAACCTGCTTGGCAAACTCTGCTTTGCATGCTGAAGCTATTGCTGTCTTAGAGGGATTGATTTCAGCTAGAAATCTGGATTTCCCCTCG GTCAGTATGCAGAATTCACCTACAGAAACCAAGCATAGAAAGACCAGTGACACCATTGTCAGATCTCAGACCGGGTTGTCGGATGAGTAG
- the LOC133740676 gene encoding putative ribonuclease H protein At1g65750 isoform X5, producing the protein MAVFLFTDGLCKEIANFWWGQTDMGGKVHWLSWEKLGLPKEEGGLGFRCLRDFNLALLAKVGWRIIQQPEALWVQVLKGLYFPHCDFLSASKGSRASWAWSSILEGRNLLSDHALWQVLNGESISTWKDKWIPGILGGRLSASHLYASEFDPFQRVADLVDWSSTSWNLDPIAQHLTAAEVVAIESIPLSSTWEPDKLVWPYEKCGSYSVRSGYHVQHGGRSKASLQSAHSSHIVNPTVWKQLWNVSSIPKVKHFLWRACTNALPTMANLFVKKVTPSPLCPFCSDHMETIEHLLLQCPWTIGVWFGLPVNYIVDLAAITTFDAWFSGVCEMMKVVHKSKMVLSCWISFALWIIWKERCAAVYDHREPSPWGVIAQIKAAVSEYSGLIVSGSSIRSSSVESVKWFAPLFPTVKLNCDGAWSSVTKRAGIGCIIRDFTGTIINGRVKTCLANSALHAEAIAVLEGLISARNLDFPSNSPTETKHRKTSDTIVRSQTGLSDE; encoded by the exons ATGGCAGTATTTCTATTCACTGATGGGCTGTGTAAGGAGATTGCGAACTTTTGGTGGGGACAGACTGATATGGGGGGTAAGGTGCATTGGTTGAGTTGGGAAAAGCTTGGATTGCCCAAGGAGGAGGGAGGTTTGGGTTTCAGGTGTCTGAGAGATTTCAATCTAGCCCTCCTTGCCAAAGTAGGGTGGAGAATTATTCAACAACCTGAGGCTTTATGGGTTCAAGTGCTCAAGGGATTATATTTTCCTCATTGTGATTTCTTGTCAGCTTCTAAAGGGTCTAGAGCTTCGTGGGCTTGGAGTAGCATTCTGGAGGGAAGAAATTTATTAAGTGATCATGCTTTGTGGCAGGTACTCAATGGGGAGTCCATTAGTACTTGGAAAGATAAATGGATTCCAGGGATTTTAGGTGGGAGACTGAGTGCTTCTCATCTGTACGCTTCTGAGTTTGATCCTTTTCAGAGGGTTGCAGACTTGGTTGATTGGTCTTCGACCTCTTGGAATCTGGATCCCATTGCTCAGCATTTGACAGCTGCTGAGGTTGTTGCTATTGAGTCCATCCCATTGTCCTCTACTTGGGAACCTGATAAGTTAGTCTGGCCTTATGAGAAATGTGGTTCTTATTCAGTCAGGTCCGGGTATCATGTGCAGCATGGAGGGAGAAGTAAGGCATCTTTGCAATCAGCTCACTCTTCACATATTGTTAATCCTACTGTTTGGAAACAATTGTGGAACGTCTCTTCTATCCCTAAAGTCAAGCATTTTCTTTGGAGGGCTTGTACTAATGCACTTCCAACTATGGCTAATCTTTTTGTTAAAAAAGTGACCCCCTCTCCTCTTTGTCCATTTTGTTCGGATCATATGGAGACTATTGAGCATTTGTTACTTCAATGTCCATGGACCATAGGAGTGTGGTTTGGTTTGCCTGTTAATTACATAGTGGATTTGGCAGCTATTACTACTTTTGATGCTTGGTTTTCTGGTGTTTGTGAGATGATGAAGGTTGTTCATAAAAGCAAAATGGTTCTCTCTTGTTGGATTTCCTTTGCTCTTTGGATCATCTGGAAGGAAAGGTGTGCAGCTGTTTATGATCATAGAGAGCCTAGTCCTTGGGGGGTAATTGCTCAAATCAAAGCTGCTGTTTCAGAATATAGTGGTCTGATTGTTTCTGGTTCATCAATCCGTAGTTCTTCTGTCGAGAGTGTGAAGTGGTTTGCTCCTTTGTTTCCTACTGTAAAGCTGAATTGTGATGGGGCTTGGAGTTCAGTAACCAAAAGAGCTGGGATTGGATGTATTATCAGAGATTTTACTGGTACAATTATTAATGGGAGAGTTAAAACCTGCTTGGCAAACTCTGCTTTGCATGCTGAAGCTATTGCTGTCTTAGAGGGATTGATTTCAGCTAGAAATCTGGATTTCCCCTCG AATTCACCTACAGAAACCAAGCATAGAAAGACCAGTGACACCATTGTCAGATCTCAGACCGGGTTGTCGGATGAGTAG